In the Chroococcidiopsis sp. TS-821 genome, one interval contains:
- a CDS encoding NAD(P)/FAD-dependent oxidoreductase: MSLTEEILSQLPGDILGSLRRTDRLLASIREGNNPVPLVIRQEQEALGTVDWDVVICGGTLGILIGCTLAQLGWRVALIERGILRGRDQEWNISRQELAVFLELNVLTEAELEQAIATEYNPARVSFHDGVEVWVRDVLNIGVDPVYLLETLKSKFLAAGGKLCENTPFASATVHPNGVAVKTGNDAPLNTRLLLDAMGYGSPIVQQARQGKKPDGICLVVGSCAAGFSENNTGDLLVSFTPLQNQCQYFWEAFPARDGRTTYLFTYMDAHPSRPTLEDLFEDYLRLMPEYQNVALNQLQLQRALFGFFPSYQQSPLRLPWNRILPIGDSSSSQSPVSFGGFGATIRHLKRLTFGIHEALSCDCLSAQALALLQPYQPNISVTWLFQKAMSVGVNQKVAPDQINQLLSAVFQEMNLLGDSVLKPFLQDVVQFPALTKTLLKTGFKHPALVAKVIPQVGLNNLFTWTLHFLSLGVYSGLSQLTALQTWSKNLPTVPRYYCQRLLDAWKYGSGNDYVA, from the coding sequence ATGAGTCTTACTGAAGAAATTCTCTCGCAATTGCCTGGCGATATCCTCGGCAGTTTGCGTCGTACCGATCGCCTGTTAGCATCCATCAGAGAAGGTAACAATCCCGTACCCCTAGTCATTCGTCAAGAGCAGGAAGCTTTAGGGACAGTTGATTGGGATGTGGTTATCTGTGGTGGAACTCTGGGAATTTTGATTGGCTGTACTTTAGCACAATTAGGATGGCGTGTAGCACTGATTGAAAGAGGAATTTTGCGCGGTAGAGATCAAGAGTGGAATATTTCGCGCCAAGAGTTGGCAGTTTTCTTAGAACTGAACGTACTCACTGAAGCTGAGTTAGAGCAAGCGATCGCTACCGAATACAATCCTGCCCGCGTTAGCTTTCACGATGGTGTTGAAGTATGGGTACGCGATGTTTTAAACATTGGTGTCGATCCCGTTTATTTATTAGAAACGCTTAAATCAAAGTTTCTTGCGGCTGGAGGTAAATTATGCGAAAACACGCCCTTTGCCAGTGCTACGGTACATCCCAATGGTGTAGCTGTCAAAACAGGAAACGACGCGCCACTCAATACGCGCTTGCTACTTGATGCCATGGGGTACGGTTCTCCCATCGTTCAACAAGCCCGCCAAGGAAAAAAACCTGATGGCATTTGCTTAGTCGTAGGAAGTTGTGCTGCTGGCTTTTCCGAAAATAACACCGGAGATTTACTTGTCTCTTTTACTCCGTTACAAAACCAATGTCAGTACTTTTGGGAAGCTTTTCCCGCGCGCGACGGTAGAACAACGTATTTATTTACGTACATGGATGCTCACCCTAGTCGCCCTACTTTAGAAGATCTATTTGAAGATTATCTGCGCTTAATGCCAGAGTATCAAAATGTAGCTTTAAATCAATTACAGCTACAACGAGCGCTGTTTGGTTTTTTTCCTTCTTATCAGCAAAGTCCTTTACGTCTACCTTGGAATCGAATCTTACCGATTGGCGATAGTAGTAGTAGCCAGTCGCCTGTCAGCTTTGGTGGTTTTGGTGCCACGATCCGTCACCTCAAGCGTTTAACATTTGGTATTCATGAAGCGTTGAGTTGCGATTGCCTTTCTGCGCAAGCTTTAGCACTACTACAACCTTATCAACCAAATATCAGCGTGACTTGGCTATTTCAAAAAGCCATGAGTGTGGGTGTCAATCAAAAAGTTGCACCCGATCAAATTAATCAACTCTTGTCAGCTGTATTTCAAGAAATGAATTTGTTAGGAGACTCTGTATTAAAACCATTTCTGCAAGATGTTGTACAATTTCCGGCATTAACAAAAACACTATTGAAAACAGGATTTAAGCATCCAGCCTTAGTTGCTAAAGTGATTCCGCAGGTGGGATTAAATAACTTATTTACTTGGACGCTTCATTTTTTGAGTTTAGGTGTTTATTCAGGTTTATCTCAATTAACCGCGTTACAAACGTGGAGCAAAAATCTACCTACTGTGCCGAGGTACTACTGTCAAAGATTGCTTGATGCCTGGAAATATGGTTCTGGAAATGATTACGTTGCATGA
- a CDS encoding photosystem I assembly protein Ycf4 codes for MTLSSTKNTGDFAQDNSASQVLYQKVLGSRRFSNYWWAVVVSLGATGFLLAGLSSYLKINLLPFTSPEDIMFVPQGLAMTFYGATGLLLALYLWLVVILDVGGGYNEFNKETGKVRIFRWGFLGKNRRIEIDFPTQDVQAVRVEVKEGLNPRRALYLRVKGRRNVPLTRVGQPISLQKLETEGAQLAQFLGVPLEGL; via the coding sequence ATGACTTTATCATCAACCAAGAATACGGGTGACTTTGCACAAGACAACTCTGCTTCTCAGGTTCTTTATCAAAAAGTTTTAGGTTCAAGGCGTTTTAGTAACTACTGGTGGGCAGTGGTTGTTTCGTTGGGTGCGACCGGCTTTTTACTGGCTGGGCTGTCGAGTTATCTCAAAATTAACTTACTGCCGTTTACTAGCCCTGAGGATATTATGTTTGTTCCCCAAGGTTTGGCGATGACTTTTTACGGTGCTACAGGCTTGCTACTAGCACTGTATCTTTGGCTTGTCGTCATTTTAGATGTGGGAGGCGGTTACAACGAATTCAACAAAGAAACAGGCAAAGTCCGCATCTTTCGTTGGGGATTTTTAGGAAAAAATCGACGAATTGAAATTGATTTTCCGACACAAGACGTGCAAGCAGTGCGGGTAGAAGTCAAAGAAGGGTTAAATCCACGTCGGGCTTTGTACTTGCGAGTAAAAGGTCGGAGAAACGTACCGCTCACGCGTGTAGGACAACCAATATCTTTACAAAAGCTGGAAACCGAAGGCGCACAACTCGCGCAGTTTTTAGGCGTACCGCTCGAAGGTTTATAA
- a CDS encoding ATP-binding protein, producing MHLKNRKWHRFLLSARTRILAWYIILMATSSVVTVFAIRQALFARVQDRVQRSLTQEVEEFRKLAISVNPETNQPFTGNDIAPLFDLFVSRNIPDDDEFLLTILNGKLYKYSPRALPEPLQPDSPLIQHWGKLTKPERGQVDTTLGELLYFAQPVKITYQAEPLASTGEDQGVFVVAHITTGEREEVDEAIAVVVETTTIVSIAASVLAWVVAGRILAPLHLLTKTALSISQNSDLTQRIPVRGTDEIAELTLTFNEMMNRLEEAFASQRDFINDASHELRTPITIIRGHLELMSDDPQERRETIELITDELDRMSRFVDDLLILAKAEQPKFLCLETLDVGSLTEEIYNKARTLAVRNWRLDSKGRGSIVADRQRLTQAIVNLAQNATQHTQPGDMIALGSIVRNGKARFWVSDTGEGIAYSDQMRIFKRFARGVNGRRSEGAGLGLAIVQAIATAHGGQVELSSQPGVGTTFTLIIPVDSPVA from the coding sequence ATGCACTTGAAGAATCGCAAATGGCATAGGTTTTTACTCAGTGCCAGAACGCGCATTTTAGCCTGGTACATTATTTTGATGGCTACCTCTTCGGTAGTAACCGTTTTTGCCATTCGGCAAGCGTTGTTCGCACGCGTCCAAGACCGAGTGCAGCGATCGCTTACGCAAGAAGTCGAGGAGTTTCGCAAACTAGCTATTAGTGTTAATCCAGAGACAAATCAACCGTTTACAGGTAATGACATCGCCCCGCTGTTTGACTTATTTGTGTCGCGGAATATTCCTGACGATGATGAGTTTTTATTGACCATATTAAATGGTAAATTGTACAAGTATAGTCCCAGAGCGTTGCCTGAACCACTGCAGCCTGACTCACCACTGATTCAACACTGGGGTAAACTGACTAAACCGGAACGCGGACAAGTAGACACAACGCTAGGGGAACTGCTGTACTTTGCCCAGCCAGTTAAAATTACGTATCAGGCTGAACCACTCGCAAGCACTGGGGAAGACCAAGGAGTTTTTGTTGTTGCCCATATTACCACTGGAGAGCGCGAAGAAGTCGATGAAGCGATCGCGGTTGTTGTTGAAACCACAACTATTGTTTCCATCGCCGCGTCGGTACTTGCTTGGGTAGTTGCAGGAAGAATTTTAGCACCTTTACACTTACTGACAAAAACCGCACTTTCCATCAGTCAAAACTCTGATTTGACGCAGCGTATCCCAGTACGAGGAACTGATGAAATCGCAGAATTAACGCTGACGTTTAACGAAATGATGAATCGGCTAGAGGAGGCTTTTGCCAGTCAACGTGATTTTATCAATGATGCAAGTCACGAACTGCGAACACCCATCACAATTATTCGCGGACACCTCGAACTCATGAGCGACGATCCGCAAGAAAGGCGGGAAACAATCGAGTTAATTACTGACGAACTCGATCGCATGAGTCGTTTTGTTGATGATTTGCTGATTCTTGCCAAAGCTGAACAACCCAAATTTTTATGCTTAGAAACGCTGGATGTCGGGTCTTTAACGGAGGAAATATATAACAAAGCGCGAACCCTCGCAGTCCGTAACTGGCGACTTGATAGTAAAGGACGTGGTTCAATTGTTGCCGATCGCCAACGTCTGACGCAAGCGATTGTCAATTTGGCGCAGAATGCGACACAGCATACACAGCCTGGAGATATGATTGCCCTCGGTTCAATTGTCAGGAATGGAAAAGCGCGTTTCTGGGTGAGCGATACAGGTGAAGGAATTGCCTATAGCGATCAAATGCGCATTTTTAAACGCTTTGCTCGCGGTGTAAATGGTCGTCGTTCGGAAGGTGCGGGTTTGGGTTTAGCGATTGTACAAGCGATCGCCACTGCGCACGGCGGTCAAGTAGAACTTTCTAGCCAACCAGGCGTTGGCACAACTTTTACACTTATCATTCCTGTAGATTCTCCTGTTGCTTAA
- a CDS encoding histidine phosphatase family protein: protein MDSQSNTEVGFTRVILVRHGQSTFNAEGKYQGRSDESVLTAKGYQSAYQTGVALQKIAIDAIYTSPLQRAIATAHQIIDGIGISTKSLIPINTNPNLTEIDLSLWQGKTFEDVRQNFAADYQCWQQRPHKFQIINQDPLSTGYHRNTATAIKPCPVLNLYEQAKQFWQSVLPRHLGKTILVVSHGGTNRALISSALNLSPARYHTIQQSNCGVSILNFPANSLSAKLSALNLTSHLGELPKLKAGKHGLRLLLLPVDAIALSQLQQLAEFLKPISIDFSLTSELCTSQEMTAYLLQHHPTTVQLQVSRHNFPLAWQQTIDSRCSSVATNTLVTGLVIASSAIIKCIIGQILGLDASNFWRLQLKSGCLSVVHYPLKDSLPVSQAINLSISHTNIL, encoded by the coding sequence ATGGACTCGCAGTCTAATACTGAGGTGGGTTTTACCCGTGTCATTCTAGTCCGTCACGGTCAAAGTACCTTCAACGCTGAAGGAAAATACCAAGGTCGTAGTGATGAGTCTGTGTTAACTGCGAAAGGATATCAATCAGCTTATCAAACGGGAGTTGCTCTGCAGAAAATAGCCATCGACGCGATCTATACAAGCCCTTTGCAACGCGCGATCGCTACAGCGCATCAAATTATCGACGGTATTGGTATCAGTACTAAATCCTTAATCCCAATCAATACAAACCCTAATCTTACAGAGATCGATCTTTCTCTATGGCAAGGAAAAACTTTTGAGGATGTGCGCCAAAACTTCGCTGCGGACTATCAATGTTGGCAACAACGTCCGCATAAATTTCAAATTATTAATCAAGACCCCCTCAGTACAGGCTACCATCGCAATACTGCAACTGCCATCAAGCCCTGTCCGGTGCTGAACCTTTACGAACAAGCAAAACAGTTTTGGCAAAGCGTTTTACCACGTCATTTAGGTAAAACAATATTAGTAGTCAGCCACGGCGGTACAAATCGTGCCTTAATTAGCAGCGCCCTCAATTTGTCACCAGCACGATATCATACCATTCAGCAATCAAACTGTGGCGTGAGTATTCTTAATTTCCCGGCAAATAGCCTGTCAGCCAAGCTAAGTGCTTTAAATCTGACGTCGCATTTAGGTGAACTGCCCAAACTCAAGGCTGGAAAGCACGGGTTACGCTTGTTACTCTTGCCTGTCGATGCGATCGCTTTAAGTCAATTGCAGCAATTAGCTGAATTTCTCAAACCCATATCGATAGACTTTAGCCTCACCAGCGAATTATGCACTTCCCAAGAGATGACTGCATATCTTTTGCAACATCATCCGACAACAGTACAGTTGCAAGTATCTCGACACAATTTCCCGCTAGCATGGCAACAAACGATTGATTCGCGCTGTTCTTCTGTGGCAACTAATACGTTAGTTACTGGATTAGTTATTGCTAGTAGTGCCATTATCAAGTGTATTATAGGTCAAATATTAGGACTTGATGCTAGTAATTTTTGGCGCTTGCAATTAAAGTCTGGTTGTTTAAGTGTCGTTCACTATCCATTGAAAGACAGCTTACCTGTAAGTCAAGCAATCAACTTGTCTATTTCCCACACAAATATCCTTTAG
- a CDS encoding response regulator transcription factor, which translates to MSHILIAEDEPRIASFLEKGLKAAGFTTAVANDGNEVIQMIQSDRFDLLLLDIGLPGKDGWQVLEEIRGLGEQLPIIILSARDDINDKVAGLEGGADDYVTKPFRFEELLARVRLRLRDKQLPKVSEEIVLKVGDITLDLRTRKATIGDRLVELPAREFTLAETFLRHPGQILSREQLLNRVWGYDYDPGSNIVDVYVGYLRKKLGNQFIETVRGVGYRLRG; encoded by the coding sequence ATGAGCCATATTCTGATTGCTGAAGATGAACCTCGAATTGCTTCTTTTCTAGAAAAAGGACTCAAAGCAGCGGGTTTCACTACTGCAGTAGCAAATGATGGCAATGAAGTTATCCAGATGATCCAAAGCGATCGCTTTGACCTTTTACTGTTAGATATCGGTCTTCCTGGTAAAGATGGTTGGCAAGTTTTAGAAGAAATACGTGGTTTAGGCGAGCAGCTACCAATTATCATTCTCAGCGCTCGTGACGATATTAACGATAAAGTTGCTGGGCTAGAAGGCGGTGCTGATGACTACGTTACTAAACCTTTTCGCTTTGAAGAATTGTTAGCACGGGTGCGGTTGCGGTTGCGGGATAAGCAACTACCAAAAGTGAGTGAAGAAATTGTACTCAAAGTAGGAGATATTACTCTAGACTTACGTACGCGAAAAGCGACTATAGGCGATCGCTTAGTAGAATTACCCGCTAGAGAGTTTACCCTAGCAGAAACTTTCTTACGCCATCCTGGACAAATTTTAAGTCGCGAACAACTCCTTAACCGTGTCTGGGGCTACGATTACGATCCTGGCTCAAATATTGTAGATGTCTACGTCGGCTACTTGCGCAAGAAGTTAGGAAATCAATTTATTGAAACAGTTCGTGGTGTTGGTTATCGTTTGCGCGGTTAA
- a CDS encoding peptidylprolyl isomerase, with product MHRKIQLLFVVLLVSGLMLGGCTPDQASVSSPTPPATQTTSPTTPTTPTSSPQMKSPILEGTATVVMTVNGSPITIEVDGNNAPVTAGNFVDLVQRGVYNGLVFHRVVRQPEPFVVQGGDPQSRNPNFPPQRLGTGGFVDPNTGSERFIPLEIKPEGAAEPVYSQTFESAGISAQPQLRHTRGAVAMARSQQPDSASSQFYFALADLPFLDGSYAVFGYVTDGMDVVDQIQQGDRIESAQVTQGAENLRGGQ from the coding sequence ATGCATCGAAAAATTCAGTTGTTGTTTGTTGTGTTACTAGTGAGTGGGTTAATGCTAGGAGGATGCACCCCCGATCAAGCTTCTGTATCTTCGCCAACTCCTCCAGCAACGCAGACAACATCGCCTACTACACCTACTACTCCAACGAGTAGTCCACAAATGAAATCACCTATATTAGAAGGAACTGCCACCGTTGTGATGACGGTTAATGGCTCGCCAATTACGATCGAAGTCGATGGAAACAATGCCCCAGTCACGGCGGGAAATTTTGTTGACCTCGTGCAGCGCGGTGTTTATAACGGATTAGTTTTCCATCGCGTTGTCCGACAGCCCGAACCCTTTGTCGTTCAAGGTGGCGATCCGCAAAGTAGAAACCCGAACTTTCCACCACAGCGCCTAGGGACTGGTGGATTTGTCGATCCGAACACAGGTAGCGAGCGCTTTATTCCTTTAGAAATCAAGCCAGAAGGCGCGGCTGAACCAGTTTACAGTCAAACTTTTGAAAGCGCTGGTATTTCAGCCCAACCACAACTACGTCATACACGCGGTGCAGTAGCGATGGCGCGATCGCAGCAGCCAGATTCTGCCTCGTCGCAATTCTACTTTGCTTTAGCTGATTTGCCGTTTTTAGACGGTAGTTATGCAGTGTTCGGTTATGTCACTGATGGGATGGATGTTGTCGATCAAATTCAGCAAGGCGATCGCATCGAATCAGCGCAAGTCACCCAGGGAGCAGAAAACTTACGCGGTGGTCAATAG
- a CDS encoding SRPBCC family protein: MPVSQIKQSIDINASIEVVDRCITDRTLMHRWLNPLLRCEPVGAWSTDVGSRSRFVIQIPFVKPTLHNIVIERSLGLVVWEFQGFFQGRDRWECQPRDRITHLVNNFEFEIPHPVVRWGFNIFALALTQKDMQDQLRRLKRLAEEIAAPGKGE, translated from the coding sequence ATGCCTGTTAGTCAAATAAAACAGTCAATTGATATCAATGCCAGTATAGAGGTCGTCGATCGCTGCATCACGGATCGAACATTGATGCATCGTTGGCTCAATCCATTGCTTCGTTGCGAGCCAGTTGGTGCTTGGAGTACTGATGTTGGCAGCCGCAGTCGCTTTGTTATTCAAATTCCCTTTGTCAAACCTACCTTGCATAATATCGTCATCGAGCGATCGCTTGGATTAGTAGTGTGGGAGTTTCAAGGTTTTTTCCAGGGACGCGACCGCTGGGAATGTCAACCACGCGATCGCATAACGCATCTTGTCAACAATTTTGAGTTTGAAATTCCTCATCCTGTAGTTCGCTGGGGCTTCAATATTTTTGCTTTGGCTTTGACACAAAAAGATATGCAAGATCAGTTACGTCGCTTGAAGCGCTTAGCAGAGGAAATAGCAGCGCCGGGCAAAGGAGAATAA
- a CDS encoding NAD-dependent epimerase, whose protein sequence is MKVLVTGVAGFVGFHLAQRLINEGIQVYGIDNLNEYYDVKLKKDRLALINYYSNFSFQFLDLIDREGLFELFQNVEFDYVVNLAAQAGVRYSLENPFAYVDSNLSGFVNLLEACRRSHIKHLVFASSSSVYGANKKVPFAVTDNVDRPISLYAASKKANELIAHVYSHLYNLPTTGLRFFTVYGPWGRPDMAYFKFVQAIAAGKPIDVYNFGKMQRDFTYIDDVIEGVVRVMYNPPQPAQDLSTDMQPESTAPYKVYNIGNNRPVELMKFIEIIETALGKKAQKNFLPMQPGDVPATYADVEDLMTDVGFKPNTSIEEGMHKFIQWYIEYYKLTIPA, encoded by the coding sequence ATGAAAGTCTTAGTGACAGGAGTTGCCGGATTTGTTGGATTTCATCTAGCACAACGCCTAATAAATGAAGGTATTCAAGTTTACGGAATCGATAATTTAAATGAGTATTACGATGTCAAACTCAAGAAAGATAGATTAGCTCTAATTAATTATTATTCCAATTTTTCGTTTCAGTTTCTCGACCTAATTGACCGCGAGGGACTATTTGAGTTATTTCAAAACGTTGAGTTTGATTATGTCGTAAACTTAGCTGCGCAAGCTGGAGTACGTTATTCGCTGGAAAATCCGTTTGCTTATGTTGATAGTAATTTGTCAGGATTTGTTAACTTACTAGAAGCTTGTCGCCGCAGTCATATTAAACATTTAGTTTTTGCTTCCTCAAGTTCCGTCTATGGTGCGAACAAGAAAGTTCCGTTTGCGGTAACTGATAACGTCGATCGCCCGATTTCCCTCTACGCTGCAAGTAAGAAAGCTAACGAACTAATAGCGCACGTTTATAGTCATTTATACAACTTACCTACAACAGGACTGCGATTTTTTACCGTTTATGGTCCTTGGGGTAGACCTGACATGGCTTATTTCAAATTCGTACAGGCGATCGCCGCAGGCAAGCCCATCGATGTCTACAATTTTGGCAAGATGCAGCGCGATTTTACCTACATAGACGATGTCATTGAGGGCGTGGTTCGAGTGATGTACAACCCCCCGCAACCTGCACAAGATCTCAGCACAGACATGCAGCCAGAGTCTACTGCCCCATACAAAGTCTACAACATTGGTAACAATCGTCCCGTCGAGTTAATGAAGTTTATTGAAATTATTGAAACTGCATTAGGCAAAAAAGCGCAAAAGAATTTCTTACCAATGCAACCTGGCGATGTTCCTGCAACTTACGCAGATGTAGAAGATTTAATGACGGATGTGGGATTCAAACCAAATACATCAATTGAAGAAGGTATGCACAAATTTATTCAATGGTATATAGAATATTACAAACTTACAATACCAGCCTAA
- a CDS encoding SirB1 family protein, with protein MDFPLARQYFWQEIHQPDAQIDLAKAALYIAQEEYPQLDVEEYLNALDTMAAEVREQLPNERYPLRIIQTVNRYLYDDLGFTGNTTSYYDPRNSFLNDVIERRTGIPITLSLVYLEVTKRIDFPMLGVGMPGHFLIRPNIQQMEIFVDPFNRGEVLFPEDCQEKLSQIYAQPVQLQSSFLDAVTHRQFLARMLTNLKFAYLQKEELAKALAAVERILLLFPDIPVELRDRGLLYYQLGDSKAAINDLQAYLAKVPQASDAPVIRRLLNQLGNS; from the coding sequence ATGGATTTCCCCTTAGCACGCCAATATTTCTGGCAAGAAATTCATCAACCCGACGCTCAAATCGACTTAGCCAAAGCCGCACTTTACATCGCGCAAGAAGAGTATCCACAACTTGATGTTGAAGAATACCTGAATGCACTTGATACAATGGCAGCCGAAGTACGAGAACAACTGCCCAACGAACGATACCCCTTGCGGATTATTCAGACTGTTAATCGCTACTTGTATGACGATCTCGGCTTTACTGGTAATACAACGAGTTACTACGACCCGCGAAACAGTTTTTTAAATGATGTCATCGAGCGGCGTACAGGAATTCCGATTACACTCTCTCTCGTTTACTTAGAAGTTACTAAACGCATTGATTTTCCGATGTTGGGAGTGGGAATGCCAGGACATTTCCTCATTCGCCCGAACATCCAACAAATGGAAATCTTTGTCGATCCTTTTAATCGTGGTGAGGTGTTGTTTCCGGAAGATTGTCAAGAAAAACTTAGCCAAATTTACGCTCAGCCAGTGCAGCTACAAAGTTCTTTTTTAGATGCTGTCACGCATCGGCAGTTTCTGGCACGAATGCTGACTAACCTCAAATTTGCCTATCTGCAAAAAGAAGAGTTAGCAAAAGCCCTTGCTGCGGTAGAGAGAATCTTACTATTATTTCCTGATATACCAGTAGAATTGCGCGATCGCGGTTTACTTTATTACCAACTTGGCGACTCGAAGGCAGCAATTAACGACCTGCAAGCGTATCTCGCAAAAGTTCCCCAAGCCTCTGACGCACCTGTTATTCGTCGTCTTCTTAACCAACTAGGAAACTCTTAA
- a CDS encoding beta-ketoacyl-ACP synthase, with protein MDVVVTGIGLVSSLGESLEASWQNLLAGQSSVRVQQPFIEQKPRPLALIAQQPAELENLTRLAIASVIKDAGLELPLPDCGVVVSSSRSHQAAWENFARHMHAKKSQSDIAQPWLATLPHAPAIAAARQIGAKNSVLAPMAACATGIWTLAQAYELIQTGQCQRAIAGAVEAPITPLTLAGFQQMGALARTGAYPFDRDREGLALGEGAAMFVLETAKQANERQAKIYGQILGFGLTCDAYHANTPEPQSRSAIAAVKQCLERSKLSPTDIDYIHAHGTATKLNDQNEANLLQILFPHGVAVSSTKGATGHTLGASGALGTAFCLMALRDRLLPPCVGLQTPEFNLDFVTTARRSDIRTVLCFSFGFGGQNAVVALKKFDE; from the coding sequence GTGGATGTTGTTGTTACTGGTATTGGTTTAGTCTCGTCCTTGGGTGAAAGCCTAGAGGCAAGTTGGCAAAATCTCCTAGCCGGTCAATCTAGCGTTCGAGTACAACAACCGTTTATAGAACAAAAACCACGACCACTAGCACTGATTGCACAACAGCCAGCTGAGTTAGAAAATCTGACTCGGTTGGCGATCGCATCAGTAATCAAAGATGCAGGATTAGAGTTACCACTACCCGATTGTGGAGTCGTAGTTAGCTCAAGTCGCAGTCATCAAGCGGCATGGGAAAACTTTGCACGGCACATGCATGCAAAGAAAAGTCAAAGTGACATCGCACAACCGTGGCTGGCAACATTACCACACGCACCTGCAATCGCTGCAGCACGTCAAATTGGCGCAAAGAATTCAGTTTTAGCACCAATGGCAGCGTGTGCCACGGGTATTTGGACGCTGGCGCAGGCTTATGAACTGATTCAAACAGGGCAGTGTCAACGTGCAATCGCTGGTGCCGTTGAAGCACCAATAACACCACTGACATTGGCTGGTTTTCAGCAAATGGGGGCATTGGCACGAACAGGGGCTTATCCTTTCGATCGCGATCGCGAAGGACTCGCTTTAGGAGAAGGTGCGGCGATGTTTGTGTTAGAAACCGCCAAGCAAGCAAACGAACGTCAGGCAAAAATTTACGGGCAAATTCTCGGCTTTGGTTTGACGTGTGATGCCTACCACGCGAATACACCCGAACCCCAAAGTCGAAGCGCGATCGCTGCGGTCAAGCAATGTTTAGAACGTAGTAAACTATCTCCAACGGACATTGACTATATCCACGCGCACGGTACAGCAACTAAGCTCAACGATCAAAACGAAGCGAATTTACTCCAAATCTTGTTTCCACATGGCGTTGCTGTCAGTTCTACCAAGGGAGCCACAGGACACACTTTAGGTGCTTCTGGCGCGTTGGGTACTGCTTTTTGCTTAATGGCATTGCGCGACCGACTTTTACCACCGTGTGTCGGCTTACAAACACCAGAGTTTAATTTAGATTTTGTCACTACAGCACGCCGCAGTGACATTCGTACGGTTCTTTGTTTTAGTTTTGGTTTTGGCGGACAAAATGCTGTAGTAGCATTGAAAAAATTCGATGAGTAG